The following nucleotide sequence is from Priestia filamentosa.
TAGAGCATCTGACTTTTAATCAGAGGGTCGAAGGTTCGAGTCCTTCATGGCTCATCTTGATTCATTGGAACTTAAAGCCGTGAAGATTTTCATATTCTGTGAAAATCTTCACGGCTTTTTATATATTAAAAACAAATGCTTTCTATATTAACTAATCTTATCGTCTTGATTCTATTTTCCCTCTTATTTAAAGTTTAAAGGTGATAATTCTTTTGTTCTTTGTTTCCAACCCAAAAAGCTTTCTTTTTCAGAAGGTTTCTCTTTTTATACAGATAAAAGTAAAAATGGTAAAAAATTAAATTTTGTCTCTTTTGTAATATAAAAAATGTTAAAATGTATCATTGGAATGAAAAATATTTGCGGAGAAATGAAACCTTTTAGAAAAAGAATCGTACTACAATTATCCCGCAATGGGCGGAGGTACTCAGGAGATGGATTTGTTTATAAAAAGCAAGATAAAGAAAGTAAAAAAAGGGGATCAGAACGCTTTTGCTGAGGTTGTAGAATATTATAAAGATAAAATCTACCAGCTTTGCTATAGGATGTTAGGGAATGCTCATGAAGCAGAAGATATGGCACAGGAAGCCTTCTTACGCGCATATGTTAATATTGATAGTTATGATATTAAGCGTAAGTTCTCAACATGGCTTTATCGAATTGCTACAAACCTTTGTATTGACCGTATTCGAAAAAAGAAACCTGATTACTTTCTTGATGCTGAGGTTGCTGGGACTGAAGGACTGAACATGTACTCTCAAATTGCTGCAGATGGAGAGCTCCCAGAAGAAAGTGTAGAAAAACTTGAGCTTCATGAATATGTACAGCAACAAATTGCCCAGTTGCCTGAAAAATATCGAACAGTTATTATTTTAAAGTATGTAGATGAACTTCCTTTAAAAGAGATTAGCGATACTATGGAGTTACCAATTGGGACAGTGAAAACAAGGATTCATCGTGGACGAGAGGCTTTAAGAAAGAAGCTCCGTCATATGTAAGGGGTGATTGCTATGGAATGTAAAAATGTTTCACTATTTATGCATGAATATCTTGATGGAGATATAGAGGCAGCTGATGAACAGAAGCTAAGAAAACATCTCCAAGAGTGTGAGGAGTGTAGTGAGCATTTTCGTGAGCTGAAACGAACAATTGCTTTTATTCAAAGTACTTCACATGTTAATGCTCCAGCAAACTTCACAGAAGGAGTCATGAACCGTTTACCTGTAGAACGTAAACGAGCAAAAGCAAGAAGATGGTTACAAGGCCATCCCCTCCTAACCGCAGCGGCTGTTTTTTTCGTTCTAATGCTTGGAGGAGCCCTTTCTAGCTGGTCGAATAACAGTGAGTTCTCTGTGTCAAAACAGGACAACGTTGAAGTGAAAGGACATACGGCAATTGTCCCAGAAGGAAAGACTGTTCAAGGAGATCTTGTTGTGAGAAACGGTAATACCCGCATAGAAGGTAAAGTAAATGGAAGTGTGACCGTCATTAACGGTTCTAATTATCTTGCATCAGCAGGGGAAGTAACCGGTGAGATTAGAGAGTTAGACCAAATGTTTGAATGGTTATGGTACAAAATGAAGTCGACAACGGATAATATTGTGCATGCTTTTTAGAAATTAGGGAAGATGATATAAAAAGGCAGTTATTTTACTACTTTGCCTTTTTTATATCATCTTTTTTTCAACTTGTTAACAACGCTCATATTAATATGTTTTATGATATAATAAAAAAGTTATGAAGCTTTTGAAATCACTATGATAAAGCATATTAAAGTATTCACAAAACTAAATACACGAATAATAATTAGACGGTATAAAAAATAGGGTGATGATTATATAAAGAGGAAGTGAGATCATGCTCTTTGGAGAGCTACCGGTTTTGAATTATGTAGGAAATGTTATCGATGTTCTCCTAGTCTGGTTCGTTATTTATAAAATCATTATGGTAATTCGAGGTACAAAAGCCGTTCAACTTTTGAAAGGGATTACGGTAATTATTGTCGTCCAGTTCTTAAGTAAATTTTTAGGGTTAAGAACGCTCGAATGGATTATGGACCAGGCACTTACATGGGGATTCTTAGCAATTATTATCATCTTCCAACCAGAGCTAAGACGTGCTTTAGAACAATTAGGACGCGGAAAGCTCTTTTCTCGAGGATCGGTTCCTGAAGAAGATGAACAAACAAAAGTAATTGAAGCAGTTGTAAAAGCAACAAGTTATATGGCGAAAAGACGTATTGGTGCTCTTATTTCTATTGAACGTGAAACAGGAATGGGAGATTATATTGAAACAGGAATAGATCTAAAAGCGAAGGTATCATCTGAATTACTAATTAACTTATTCATTCCGAATACCCCGCTGCACGATGGTGCGGTTATTTTACAGCGCAATGAAGTAGCAGCAGCAGCTTGTTATCTTCCACTTTCAGAAAGCCCTTTTATTTCTAAAGAACTAGGAACCCGACATCGTGCAGCTGTTGGAATAAGTGAAGTGACAGATAGTATTACAGTAATTGTTTCTGAGGAAACAGGTGGTATTTCTGTGACTAAAAACGGTGAGCTTCATCGTGAATTAACTCCAGATTCTCTTGGTGAAATTCTGACAAGCACACTTATTGGCCAAACGAGATCATCCTCTGGAGCTCGCTGGCAGTGGAGGGGGAAAAGAGATGGATAAACTTATGAATAATCATTGGTTTATGAAAATCATCGCTTTACTATTAGCTTTTATGCTGTATCTATCCGTCACATTAGAAGAAACAGGAAGCAGCAGCTCTCCTTTTAACTCTTCAAGTAGCAGTGGAAGTACAAGCAATGAAGAAACCCAAACCATTCAAGATGTTCCTGTTACAGCTTATTTTGATGATGAGAAATATATTGTATCAGGACTGCCTGAAACAGTAGATATTACCTTAAAAGGATCAAAGAGTGACATTAAACTTCAGCGAGATGTAAAAGTATATGCTAACTTAGAAAACTTAAAACCAGGTAATCATCAAGTTAAACTTCATGATAATATTGATGATGGTTTAAGTGTTGAAATTGATCCGAAAACTGTGCAAGTTACAATCGAGCAAAAAGTATCAAAAAAGTTTCCACTTGAGGTTAGCTTAGCCTCAGACCAGATTAAATCTGGATATGTTGCCGGCACTCCTTCTGTTTCACCTAAAAGCGTTGTTGTAACAGGTGGAAAGTCACAGATTGAATCTATTTCTTCTGTGAAAGCATTAGTTGAAGAAGATGATGCAGATAGCACAATAAAGCAACAAGCAAAAGTTGTAGCTTTTGATCGTAACTTAAATAAACTTAACGTTGATACAAATCCAGAGTTTGTACAAGTTAATATACCAATTAAAAGGGAAAGCAAAAGTGTCCCATTAAAGTTCGAGGCATCTGGAACTCCCAGTGAGGGAGTGAAGGTAACAAGCATCGAACCACAGACAAAAGAAGCTGTTATTTATGGAGATGAAGATGCTTTAAAAAGTGTGAATGAAATTTCAGAAATCCCTGTTGATGTTAGTGATATTAGAGGTACAGAGACCGTAGAGGTAAACGTCCCTTTACCAGAGGGCATCAAGCGAGTAAGTCCTGAAAGTGTAAAAGTCAAAGTCAATACTTCTGAAGGTAGTACAAAGGAAGAAGAAGCTAAAGAAGACGAAAAAGAAACAGTAGAAAAAGAATCAACGGAACCAGAAGAGACTACTACAGAAGAGGAAGAGAAAGAACAAGAGAAGGAAGATGAAGAAGAGACGAATTTAACGAGAACTATTAGTGGTGTTAGTCTCTCAATTGGAGGTCAATCGGATTCTTTTCTTTATCAAATGTTAACTCCATCAAATGGGACAATTAGCATAAGTGCAACAGGACCTAAAAATACGGTTCAATCTCTAAGTGCAGGAGATATTAGTGCAAGTGTGAGTGCAAGCGGGTACGAAGCAGGTACATATACATTGCCTATTAGCGTAAGCGGACCAAGTGGAGTACAAATCACCCCGAACACGAGCACTGCCAAAGTAGAGATAACAGCTAAAGAAGAAGAAGAAGAAGAGCCTCCACCAGAAGAGGAAGAAGAAGAGCAGCAAGGTGAACAAACAACAAATTACGAACAGCAACAAGAACAAAATCCAGCAAACAGTGAATAAAGGAGAGAATATGAAATGGGTAAATATTTTGGTACAGATGGAGTTCGTGGGGTAGCGAACAGTGAATTAACACCTGAATTAGCCTTTCGGGTAGGACGCTTTGGGGGATATGTCCTAACAAAAGATATGGAGCGACCAAAAGTCCTAATTGGCCGTGATACACGTGTTTCTGGCCATATGTTAGAAGGAGCTCTTGTAGCAGGTCTTCTTTCCATTGGAGCTGAGGTTATGCGTTTAGGCGTTATCTCAACACCAGGAGTAGCATATTTAACAAAAGCAACAGGTGCACAAGCAGGAGTGATGATTTCCGCTTCACATAACCCTGTTCAGGATAACGGAATCAAGTTCTTTGGTTCTGATGGTTTTAAACTTTCAGATGAGCAGGAAGAGGAAATTGAAGCTCTTTTAAATAGTACTGAAGATACATTACCACGTCCAACAGGAGCCGATCTTGGTCAAGTAAATGATTACTTTGAAGGTGGTCAAAAATATCTTCAATACTTGAAGCAGAGTGTTGATGAGGACTTCTCTGATATCCATGTTGCACTTGACTGTGCACATGGAGCAACGTCTTCTCTAGCTGCTCATCTTTTCGCAGACCTAGAAGCAGAAATTTCAACAATGGGAGCTTCTCCGAATGGTACGAACATTAATGACGGGGTTGGATCTACACACCCTGAAGTGCTTGCTGAATTCGTAAAAGAAAAAGGTGCTGACGTTGGACTTGCTTTTGATGGAGACGGAGATCGTTTGATTGCTGTTGACGAAAAAGGGCAGATTGTTGATGGAGACCAGATCATGTATATCTGTGCAAAATATTTAAATGAGCAAGGTATGCTGAACGAAGGTACTGTTGTGTCAACAGTAATGAGTAACCTTGGCTTCTATAAAGCACTTGACGAGCACAGCGTAAAAAGTGTAAAAACTGCGGTAGGAGATCGCTATGTTGTTGAAGAGATGAAGAAGAATGGATACAACTTAGGAGGAGAGCAGTCAGGACATATTATTTTCCTTGACTACATTTCAACAGGGGATGGAATGCTTTCTGCTATCCAGCTTGTGAATATTATGAAGGTAACGAAAAAGTCGCTTTCAGAGCTTGCAAGTGAAATGAAGAAATTTCCGCAAATCTTACAAAATGTTCGTGTAACAGACAAGCATAATGTAACATCTAATGAAAAAGTAAAAAATATTATTGAAGAAGTAGAGAAAGAAATGGGAGACCATGGGCGTGTACTTGTAAGACCTTCTGGTACAGAACCATTAGTGCGCGTGATGGTAGAAGCTCCTACAGATAAAGAATGTAAAGAATACGTAGATCGCATTGTAAAAGTCGTTGTAGACGAAATGGGTCTAGACGCTTAATCCTTTATGCATAGGAAGTGGAACATTTTCACTTCTTATGCATATTTTTATTAATGTCTGATACTTTATGGTAGATGACAAGCCTGTTATACAGTTGTAAATATCGTCATAAAATGCTTAACAGGAGGGATGGATAAAGGATTTTATACTGTAAAAAAACAATTTTGTAAAAGAGTTCACAAAATTTTAATTGACGGTTTTTTTGGACTATTGTAATATAAAGCTGTTCGTCTCTTAAATATGGAAAAAGAGGCAACGCTACATTTAACGTATTTATAAAAGCGCCTGAACTAAGCAAAGAGACGGAACTGTTGCTTAGTTGACGAGGAGGAGGTTTATCGATATTTCGGCGGATGCCTCCCGGCTGAATGTGACCACAGCCGTAATTTTCTTGTCTAAATCAGCGAGGTGACTCGTTGGACAACGACAGAAAAGTGGTTTCTTTTGTATTTAAACTTGTTCGGTTTAACTTAAGGAGGAAAAAGTTTATGTGTGGAATTGTCGGCTATATTGGAACTCAAGATTCAAAAGAAATTTTATTACGTGGATTAGAAAAACTTGAATATCGTGGCTATGATTCAGCAGGTATTGCTGTAATCGGAGACAACGGTGTTCAACTTTTTAAAGAAAAAGGACGTATTGCGAAATTACGTGACGCAGTTGATTATGACGTAGTAGCACCGGCTGGAATTGGTCATACACGTTGGGCAACACACGGAGAGCCAAGTAAATTAAATGCTCACCCTCATAAAAGTACTTCAGGTCGTTTTACATTAGTGCATAACGGCGTTATCGAGAACTATTCACTATTAAAAAATGAATACTTACAAGATGTAACATTTGTAAGTGATACAGATACAGAAGTTATTGTGCAACTTGTTGAAAAGTTTGCGAACGAAGGATTGGATGTTGATGCAGCTTTCCGTAAGACAGTAGGTCTTTTACATGGTTCATACGGTTTAGCTCTTATCGATGAAAAAGATCCTGATACTATTTTTGTAGCAAAAAACAAAAGCCCACTTCTTGTTGGTCTTGGTGATGGATTTAACGTTGTAGCAAGTGATGCAATGGCAATGCTACAAGTAACAGATCAATATTTAGAGCTTATGGATAAGGAAGTTGTTATTGTTCGTCGTGATAATGTAACAATTGAAACCTTAGAAGGCGAAATCATGGCACGTGAGCCTTACACTGCTCTAATTGACGCAAGTGACATTGAAAAAGGAACATATCCTCACTATATGCTAAAAGAAGTTGATGAGCAGCCTGGTGTTATTCGTAAAATTATTAGCGAATACCAAGATGCTAACAACGAGCTTAAAATTGATGAAGATATCTTAAAAGCAATGAACGATGCTGATCGTCTTTACATCGTTGCATGCGGAACAAGCTATCATGCAGGTCTTGTTGGTAAGCAGTTCATTGAGCAATGGGCAAAAGTTCCTGTAGAAGTTCACGTGGCAAGTGAATTTTCATACAATATGCCGCTTCTTTCTGAAAAGCCGCTATTTGTTTTTATCTCTCAAAGTGGAGAAACAGCAGACAGCCGTTCAGTACTTGTTCAAGTAAAAGAAATGGGTCATAAAGCTCTTACAATTACAAATGTACAAGGTTCAACACTTTCTCGTGAGGCAGATTACACACTTCTTTTGCATGCAGGTCCTGAGATTGCTGTAGCTTCTACAAAAGCATACACAGCGCAACTAGCTGTTCTATCTATTCTTTCAGCTGTTACAGCTAAATCAAAAGGAATTGAGCTTGGTTTTGATTTCTTACAAGAACTTGCTATTGCAGCAAACGCAATCGAAACACTTTGCGATGATAAAGAAGAAATGGAAAAAATCGCACGTGAATTCCTATCAACAACTCGTAATGCTTTCTTTATCGGCCGTGCAGTTGACTACTATGTAGGT
It contains:
- a CDS encoding CdaR family protein, whose product is MDKLMNNHWFMKIIALLLAFMLYLSVTLEETGSSSSPFNSSSSSGSTSNEETQTIQDVPVTAYFDDEKYIVSGLPETVDITLKGSKSDIKLQRDVKVYANLENLKPGNHQVKLHDNIDDGLSVEIDPKTVQVTIEQKVSKKFPLEVSLASDQIKSGYVAGTPSVSPKSVVVTGGKSQIESISSVKALVEEDDADSTIKQQAKVVAFDRNLNKLNVDTNPEFVQVNIPIKRESKSVPLKFEASGTPSEGVKVTSIEPQTKEAVIYGDEDALKSVNEISEIPVDVSDIRGTETVEVNVPLPEGIKRVSPESVKVKVNTSEGSTKEEEAKEDEKETVEKESTEPEETTTEEEEKEQEKEDEEETNLTRTISGVSLSIGGQSDSFLYQMLTPSNGTISISATGPKNTVQSLSAGDISASVSASGYEAGTYTLPISVSGPSGVQITPNTSTAKVEITAKEEEEEEPPPEEEEEEQQGEQTTNYEQQQEQNPANSE
- a CDS encoding anti-sigma factor family protein, whose translation is MECKNVSLFMHEYLDGDIEAADEQKLRKHLQECEECSEHFRELKRTIAFIQSTSHVNAPANFTEGVMNRLPVERKRAKARRWLQGHPLLTAAAVFFVLMLGGALSSWSNNSEFSVSKQDNVEVKGHTAIVPEGKTVQGDLVVRNGNTRIEGKVNGSVTVINGSNYLASAGEVTGEIRELDQMFEWLWYKMKSTTDNIVHAF
- the cdaA gene encoding diadenylate cyclase CdaA; amino-acid sequence: MLFGELPVLNYVGNVIDVLLVWFVIYKIIMVIRGTKAVQLLKGITVIIVVQFLSKFLGLRTLEWIMDQALTWGFLAIIIIFQPELRRALEQLGRGKLFSRGSVPEEDEQTKVIEAVVKATSYMAKRRIGALISIERETGMGDYIETGIDLKAKVSSELLINLFIPNTPLHDGAVILQRNEVAAAACYLPLSESPFISKELGTRHRAAVGISEVTDSITVIVSEETGGISVTKNGELHRELTPDSLGEILTSTLIGQTRSSSGARWQWRGKRDG
- the sigW gene encoding RNA polymerase sigma factor SigW, with translation MDLFIKSKIKKVKKGDQNAFAEVVEYYKDKIYQLCYRMLGNAHEAEDMAQEAFLRAYVNIDSYDIKRKFSTWLYRIATNLCIDRIRKKKPDYFLDAEVAGTEGLNMYSQIAADGELPEESVEKLELHEYVQQQIAQLPEKYRTVIILKYVDELPLKEISDTMELPIGTVKTRIHRGREALRKKLRHM
- the glmM gene encoding phosphoglucosamine mutase, which codes for MGKYFGTDGVRGVANSELTPELAFRVGRFGGYVLTKDMERPKVLIGRDTRVSGHMLEGALVAGLLSIGAEVMRLGVISTPGVAYLTKATGAQAGVMISASHNPVQDNGIKFFGSDGFKLSDEQEEEIEALLNSTEDTLPRPTGADLGQVNDYFEGGQKYLQYLKQSVDEDFSDIHVALDCAHGATSSLAAHLFADLEAEISTMGASPNGTNINDGVGSTHPEVLAEFVKEKGADVGLAFDGDGDRLIAVDEKGQIVDGDQIMYICAKYLNEQGMLNEGTVVSTVMSNLGFYKALDEHSVKSVKTAVGDRYVVEEMKKNGYNLGGEQSGHIIFLDYISTGDGMLSAIQLVNIMKVTKKSLSELASEMKKFPQILQNVRVTDKHNVTSNEKVKNIIEEVEKEMGDHGRVLVRPSGTEPLVRVMVEAPTDKECKEYVDRIVKVVVDEMGLDA
- the glmS gene encoding glutamine--fructose-6-phosphate transaminase (isomerizing), translated to MCGIVGYIGTQDSKEILLRGLEKLEYRGYDSAGIAVIGDNGVQLFKEKGRIAKLRDAVDYDVVAPAGIGHTRWATHGEPSKLNAHPHKSTSGRFTLVHNGVIENYSLLKNEYLQDVTFVSDTDTEVIVQLVEKFANEGLDVDAAFRKTVGLLHGSYGLALIDEKDPDTIFVAKNKSPLLVGLGDGFNVVASDAMAMLQVTDQYLELMDKEVVIVRRDNVTIETLEGEIMAREPYTALIDASDIEKGTYPHYMLKEVDEQPGVIRKIISEYQDANNELKIDEDILKAMNDADRLYIVACGTSYHAGLVGKQFIEQWAKVPVEVHVASEFSYNMPLLSEKPLFVFISQSGETADSRSVLVQVKEMGHKALTITNVQGSTLSREADYTLLLHAGPEIAVASTKAYTAQLAVLSILSAVTAKSKGIELGFDFLQELAIAANAIETLCDDKEEMEKIAREFLSTTRNAFFIGRAVDYYVGLEGSLKLKEISYIQAEGFAGGELKHGTIALIENGTPVIALATQAHVNLSIRGNVQEVAARGANPCIISMEGLQTEEDRYVLPAVHETLAPLVAVIPLQLIAYYAALHRDCDVDKPRNLAKSVTVE